The DNA window AAGGATCCAACGCTAAGTTCATTTTAAAGGATCCAACGCTAAGTTCATTTTAAAGGATCCAACGCTAAGTTCATTTTAAAGGATCCAACGCTAAGTTCATTTTAAAGGATCCAACGCTAAGTTCATTTTAAAGGATCCAACGCTAAGTTCATTTTAAAGGATCCAACGCTAAGTTCATTTTAAAGGATCCAACGCTAAGTTCATTTTAAAGGATCCAACGCTAAGTTCATTTTAAAGGATCCAACGCTAAGTTCATTTTAAAGGATCCAAAGGATCCAACGCTAAGTTCATTTTTAAAGGATCCAACGCTAAGTTCATTTTTAAAGGATCCAACGCTAAGTTCATTTTTAAAGGATCCAACGCTAAGTTCATTTTAAAGGATCCAACGCTAAGTTCATTTTTAAAGGATCCAACGCTAAGTTAATTTTTAAAGGATCCAACGCTAAGTTCATTTTTAAAGGATCCAACGCTAAGTTCATTTTTAAAGGATCCAACGCTAAGTTCATTTTTAAAGGATCCAACGCTAAGTTCATTTTTAAAGGATCCAATCGTCTTACTTCAATAGATTACACTACACaattaaaaacatcaacaataacataacATTACATAACATTACATAACATTACATAACATTACATCACCAGTttatcacatcacacacaaacacactaaaattaACGAGAATCTCaccaaaaatagatgaaatacatgaataaaaaataaacgaaaagaaaagaaaactattgaAATGCCTTTAATATTTGTCAtaacatagaaaataataagagaaaaatcaatTAATAATCTTTTAACACAAAGTTCGAATTAATTGTTACCAAACTTTGCTTCGTTAATCTGAATAGTGAAAGTTAGTCCGTGTGAATTGTGAGGTTAGTCAGCTTGGTGAGAAATTGAGGACTTCTGAATAGTGGAAGTTTTAGAATGGTGAGCAGTAGGGAAGTTTATTGGAAGTTCAAGAATGATGAAGAGTAGGGAAGTTTATtggaagttaggttaagttagatttattGGAAGTTGTAGAATAGTGAGTTATAGGGAAGTTTATTGGAAGTTTTTGAATGGCGAGCAGTAAGGAAGTTTATTGGAAGTTTTTAGAATAGTGAGTTATAGGGAAGTTTATTGGAAGTTTTTAGAATAGTGAGCTATAGGGAAGTTTATTGGAAGTTCAAGAATGGTGAAGAGTAGGGAAGTTTAttggaagttaggttaggttagatttattGGAAGTTATAGAATAGTGAGTTATAGGGAAGTTTATTGGAAGTTTTTAGAATAGTGAGTTATAGGGAAGTTTATTGAAAGTTTAAGAACGGTGAGCAGCAGGGAAGTTTATTGGAAGTTTTTGAATGGTGAGCAGTACTGAAGTTTATTAGAAGTTCAAGAAGTGGTGATCAATTACATTTTTCTGAAATTTCCCGCCAAAATGCTACAATAACTAACCATTATGAGtgcaccaatactactactactactactactactattataccagcaccaccaccactaccaccaccactactactactactactactactactactattatacccTCACATGTAAACAAAACCCTCAATAACATGTGTGTCAGATTACAAAATAATGGTGTTCCTGTATTCACCACACCACAAGTTGTAAGACCTTCAGTGATaagattaatagtaataataatagtatgtaatgatgatagtaataatagtagtagtagtagtagtgataattgtagatgatgatgatgatgatgatgaatatgataaagtagtagtagtagtagaagatgatgaagatgaagatgatgatgaagaagaagaagaagaagatgaagaagaagaagaagaagaagaagaagaagaagaagaagaagaagaagaaactaaagaagaaaaagaagaagaagaagaagaaggagaagaagaagagaagaacaagaacaagaacaagaacaagaagaagaagaataagaacaagaagaagaagaagaaaaaaagaacaccaactatctctctctctctctctctctctctctctctctctctctctctctctctctctctctctctctcaccttcctctcagtgttgtggagggagaagaagaagaagaagaagaagaagaagaagaagaagaagaagaagaagaagaagaaactaaagaagaaaaagaagaagaagaagaagaagaagaagaagaagaagaacaagaacaagaacaagaacaagaagaagaagaacaaaaacaagaagaagaagaacaagaagaagaagaagaaaaaagaacaccaactatctctctctctctctctctctctctctctctctctctctctctctctctctctctctctctctctctctcaccttcctctcagtgttgtggagggagaagaagaagaagaagaagaagaagaagatgaagaagaagaagaagaagaagaagaagaagaagaaactaaagaagaaaagaagaagaagaagaagaagaagaagaagagaagaacaagaacaagaacaagaacaagaacaagaagaacaagaacaagaagaagaagaagaagaagaaaaaaaaaaagaacaccaactatctctctctctctctctctctctctctctctctctctctctctctctctctcctctcagtgttgtggaggagaagaagaagaagaagaagaagaagaagaagaagaagaagaagaagaagaagaagaagaaactaaagaagaaaagaagaagaagaagaagaagaagaagaagaagaagaacaagaacaagaacaagaacaagaacaagaacaagaacaagaagaagaagaagaagaaaaaaaaacaccaactatctctctctctctctctctctctctctctctctctctctctctctctctctctctctctctctccttcctctcagtgttgtggaggagaagaagaagaagaagaagaagaagaagaagaagaagaagaagaagaagaagaaactaaagaagaagaagaaggagaagaagaagaagagaagaacaagaacaagaacaagaagaagaagaacaagaacaagaacaagaagaagaagaacaagaagaagaagaagaaaaaaaaacaacaccaactatctctctctctctctctctctctctctctctctctctctctctctctctctctctctctctctctcagtgttgtggagggagaagaagaagaagaagaagaagaagaagaagaagaagaagaagaagaagaagaagaaactaaagaagaaaaagaagaagaagaagaagaagaaagaacaagaacaagaacaagaacaagaagaagaagaacaagaacaagaagaagaagaagaagaaaaaaaaacaacaccaactatctctctctctctctctctctctctctctctctctctctctctctctcaccttcctctcagtgttgtggaggagaagaagaagaagaagaagaagaagaagaagaagaagaagaagaagaaactaaagaagaaaagaagaagaagaagaagaaggagaagaagaagaagagaagaacaagaacaagaacaagaacaagaagaagaagaacaagaacaagaagaagaagaacaagaagaagaagaaaaaaaaaaagaacactaactctctctctctctctctctctctctctctctctctctctctctctctctctctctctctctctctcaccttcctctcagTGTTGTGGAGGGTAATATTGGTGGCATAGTCCCAGAGAGCTTTAGCGTACTCGTTCAGCACGTGGCCAGCTTCCTTGTGGTAATCCCCTAGTAACTGTACCGCCTCCTCCTCGGCACCCCTGCAAGATTACATTTTCTCGATTACATTTTTTAGGATTACATTTTTCTGATTACATTTTCTCGATTACATTTTTAGGATTATATTTTTACGATTATATTTTTTAGGATTATATTTTTTCGATTACATTTTTAGGATTATATTTTTAGGATTATATTTTTAGAATTATATTTTTAGGATTATATTTTTAGGATTATATTTTTTCGATTACATTTTTAGGATTATATTTTTAGGATTACATTTTTAGGATTACATTTTTAGGATTACATTTTTCTGATTACATTTTTAGGATTACATTTTTTCGATTATATTTTTAGGATTATATTTTTTCGATTATATTTTTAGGATTATATTTTTAGGATTACATTTTTTAGGATTACATTTTTAGGATTATATTTTTAGGATTATATTTTTAGGATTATATTTTTTCGATTATATTTTTAGGATTATATTTTTAGGATTATATTTTTTCGATTACATTTTTTTCGATTACATTTTTAGGATTACATTTTTAGGATTACATTTTTAGGATTACATTTTTTAGGATTACATTTTTTAGGATTATATTTTTTCGATTACATTTTCTGGATTACATTTTTCTGATTACATTTTTTCGATTACATTTTTTTCGATTACATTTTTCTGATTAATTTTTTTcgattatatacatttttctgaTTACATTTTTTTCGATTACATTTTTAGGATTACATTTTTAGGATTACATTTTCCtcaattacattttttattacatatttttgttACATATCTCCTTTGGGTtcaaactttctctttcctcttcctcctctcctcctcctcctcctcctcctcctcctcctcctcctcctcctcctcctcctcctcctcctcttcctcctactactacttctactactactactattattacttaccAATCCACtgcaccacagcccaccaccaccaccaccaccacagctgccaCACGCCACATGCTTCAGTACAGTGGtagcaggaaggagaggacacGTACACCCCCCTTCACTTCTTGATGAAcactgagaaaaataaatagattgcaATGTTatatgaggtgagagagagatgctaactGGCGAATTTTGGTGGCAATTAATgtatttttcataattattcgttgtttatcagtattttcgtgtgttttttgggtgtgtgagtgaaCCCTACTAATTAATAAGTGGGTTTTGTAAAGTTGGGTCAATATTGAAGCTGGGGaaaccatttatttatttatttatttattttaatcttactGCCGAGTTGCcagttgatgtttttgtttttctatttttctcatcgTCCATTTAAATATAATTGAGACAGTTTTGAGTAATGAAGGGTTAGGTTACATAGAATTGGCACTAatggaacgctctctctctctctctctctctctctctctctctctctctctctctctctctctctctgcagcataAGCCTTTTTccagcctttcttcattttattatgCTTCTTAATGCAAAACAAGAATTTACAACACAAATTCTTGGGAtgtcttgaaacacacacacacacacacacacacacacacacacacacacacacacacacacacacacacacacacacacaattccgtACAGTTAGCTTCCAGAGGTGATAGAGTATACAAGTGGGAAaacctgttcttcctcctcctcctcctcctcctcctcctcctcctcctcctccttcttcttcttcttcttctctgtctctctgtctatctgtctgggcttctttccttccttgcttctttcttccttctcttccttctcctcttcctcctcctcctcctcctcctccttcttcttcttcttcttcttcttcttcttcttcttcttcttcttcttcttcttttcttcttcttctccttcttcttcttcttcttcttctttttcttcttcttcttcttcttcttcttcttcttcttcttcttcttcttcttcttcttcttcttcttcttcttcttcttcttcttcttcttcttcttcttcttcttcttcttcttcttcttcttcttcttcttcttcttcttcttcttcttcttcttcttcttcttcttcttcttcttcttcttcttcttcttcttcttcttcttcttcttcttcttcttcttcttcttcttcttcttcttcttcttcttcttcttcttcttcttcttcttcttcttcttcttcttcctctcctcctatctcctcttcctcctcctcctcctcctcctcctcctcctcatcatcatcatcatcatcatctttatcttcttctattCCAGACTAGGcaatggtgatgaaggtggtggtggtggtggcggtggtggtgatggtggtggtgcctcgAGCAGTACAGGGTTATTATAATgagtaagtagagagagagagagagagagagagagagagagagagagtattctaaAAAAcgttattacttattattaacacacttcctcctctctctctctctctctctctctctctctctctctctctctctctttctccatagcaacacaacagagagagagagagagagagagagagagagagagagagagagagagagagagagagagagagagagagagagagagagagagagagagagagagagagagagagagagagagagagagagagagagagagagagagagagagagagagagagagagagagagagagagagagagagagagagagagagagagagaaatttaatatAATCATACTAAAACAcaacttatcacacacacacacacacacacacacacacacacacacacacacacacacacacacacacactctctctctctctctctctctctctctctctctcaccaccaccaccaccaccaccacagagtcAACACAAGGGCGGCCAACGAGCTGATCGACAAGTTTGAGGCAGAAATGGTGCCAATGATGAGGAAGGCTATTGACATCACCTGGGGACACATCACTGGGGTGGATGTCACGGAGGAGGCCCTGgtacgtagtggtggtggtggtggtggtaggaatgatagtagtagtgtagtagtggtggtagtagtagtggtagtagggtgcagtggtagtttgacaggctgcagtggaagttattggtgtttttcaaggttctaatagtttgacaggctgcagtggaagttattggtgtttttcaaggttctagggatagtttgacaggctgcagtggaagttcaaggttctaatagtttgacaggctgcagtggaagttattggtgttttcaaggttccagtatagtttgacaggctgcagtggaagttattggtgtttttcaaggttctaatagtttgacaggctgcagtggaagttattggtgtttttcaaggttctaatagtttgacaggctgcagtggaagttattggtgtttttcaaggttccagggatagtttgacaggctgcagtggaagttattggtgtttttcaaggttctaatagtttgacaggctgcagtggaagttattggtgtttttcaaggttctaatagtttgacaggctgcagtggaagttattggtgtttttcaaggttctagggatagtttgacaggctgcagtggaagttattggtgtttttcaaggttctaatagtttgacaggctgcagtggaagttattgatgttttacaaaaatgcaataaaaacaaacacttgTACAACATAACTGTAAAATTTATTGATagaactttactctctctctctctctctctctctctctctctctctctctctctctctctctctctctctctctctctctctctctctctctctctctctctctcagttcgaTGCGGCCATGGGAGTGATGGAGCTACGTGGACAATATCAGGAAAAGATTCGATTTTACTTGCAAAGACCACAAGCTGTGCGCCAAGATGTCAGGAGGAGACtcagactggtgtgtgtgtgtgtgtgtgtgtgtgtgtgtgtgtgtgtgtgtgttaaattttCCCATataatcctaaaaaaaaaaaaaaagtgaggcaaTAGGTGTGATGCTGCACCTCTCAAAGTAACACTAGTctatcactattaccactactacgcTCAATATCTCCTGTCGTCACAAGAGTACCGTGCGCGGATGACAATTATCGTACACAGCCACattgcctctctccttcctcttcttgcaaCCTGTCAGGCCACCAGCGGGAACTTAAAGAGAGCCGACGCCCTTATCCTTCACAATGCCCTGGCCAACATGTCACGGTCCTATGACACCGGGAGAGCCTGCAGCAACATTGATatagaggtgagagggacagaaagggagagggaaagctggacactggttaactcttgcattagagaggtggacagaatagtggtgaaggattgagagtactggttaactcttgcattagagaggtggacagaatagtggtgaaggattgagagtactggttaactcttgcattagagaggtggacagaatagtggtgaaggattgagagtactggttaactcttgcattagagaggtggacagaatagtggtgaaggattgagagtactggttaactcttgcattagagaggtggacagaatagtggtgaaggattgagagtactggttaactcttgcattagagaggtggacagaatagtggtgaaggattgagagtactggttaactcttgcattagagagtggacagaatagtggtgaaggattgagagtactggttaactcttgcattagagaggtggacagaatagtggtgaaggattgagagtactggttaactcttgcattagagaggtggacagaatagtggtgaaggattgagagtactggttaactcttgcattagagaggtggacagaatagtggtgaaggattgagagtactggttaactcttgcattagagaggtggacagaatagtggtgaaggattgagagtactggttaactcttgcattagagaggtggacagaatagtggtgaaggattgagagtactggttaactcttgcattagagaggtggacagaatagtggtgaaggattgagagtactggttaactcttgcattagagaggtggacagaatagtggtgaaggattgagagtactggttaactcttgcattagagacagaatagtggtgactggttagattagagaggtggacagaatagtgtgaaggattgagagtactggttaactcttgcattagagaggtggacagaatagtggtgaaggattgagagtactggttaactcttgcattggagaggtggacagaatagtggtgaaggattgagagtactggttaactcttgcattagagaggtggacagaatagtggtgaaggattgagagtactggttaactcttgcattggagaggtggatagaatgaagaaagtgaaaggGGTGAAATAAATGTTGTAATGAagtagaaatatgagaaaaataatatgaaacctaacccaacccaacccacagATTTGCAAAACAGTGCCTGGAGGAATCATTCGCCAGTTTGCAGAGGAACAAAACCCAGACAAGCTTGAAGAGATTTGGGACTCCTGGCATACCGACTTGGCcagaggggtgagagagagagagagagagagagagagagagagagagagagagagatttatatagctattttatttgttcagtttatcttgtttatatattttgtgtgtgtgtgtgtctgtaagagAAATCGATAACTAACACTCTTTACCGCCCTTTTCATGATGTTCCAGGTGAGGTAGGGGTGTGAAAGTTGGCAGGGGTGAAGGGGAAGGGTGTAGGTAGGTGTGTgcggggtgtggtggtggtgtgggtgttttaaagggtgtttttggggtgtttttcaTGGGtggttttttgtggtgtttgtgtgtgttttaggggcatagaggcagactgagtgagagagagagagagagagagagagggggggtgagtGAAAAGACATGCTCATATTTTAAAAcggttttgctctctctctctctctctctctctctctctctctctctctctctctcagctggccCCAGACTTCAAGATGAGCGTGTCAGCCCTGAACGATGCCGCCTTGTCTGTGGGCTTTCGGGACTACagtgaagagatgatgaagacggtaagctctctctctctctctctctctctctctctctctctctctattatggCTATTTACGTATGATACAAGGAGGGACAAGAaatctgctgctgctcacctctatttttttttccattttcttttgtttcagtaCGAGGGAGACTTAAGCAAACCTGACATGGTGGCGCTCTATGCTCATGTGCAGCCTCTCTATAAGCTCCTTCACTCCTACGTCAGAAGCAAACTGAACTTACGCTTTCCGAACgaggtgcagtagtagtagtagtagtagtagtagtagtggtggttgttgttgttgttgttgttgttgttgttgttgttgttgtagtagtaggagtaatagtagtggtagtggtggtggtagtagtagtagtagtagtagtagtagtagtagtagttgttgtgttgttgttgttgttgttgtagtagtagtagtagtagtagtagtagtagtagtagtagtagtggttgttgttgttgtgttgttgttgttgttgttgttgttgttgttgttgttgttgttgttgttgtgtagtgttgttgttgttgttgttgttgttgtgtagtggtagtagtggtagtggtggtggtagtgttagttgttgttgttgttgttgttgttgttgttgttgttgttgtagttgttgttgtgtggtgtggtggtggtggtgtggtgtagtagtggtggtgtggtgtagtagtagtagtagtagtagtagtgtagtggtggaaaagtgataataatgataaagataatgaaaatgaattaatctctctctctctctctctctctctctctctctctctctctctctctctctctctctctctctctctctctctctctctctctctctctctctctctctctctctctcatctccttggATCGACCCATGCCAGTTATTCTGCTTGGTGACCTCttcggcaggtgtgtgtgtgtgtgtgtgtgtgtgtgtgtgtgtgtgtgtgtgtgtgtgtgtgtgtgtgtgtgtgtgtgtgtgtgtgtgtgtgtgtgtgtttccacaaacacacccaaacactccaaaacactccTTAAagatccaaaacacaccaaagcacaccaaaaacacatcaaaacacatcaaaacacaccaaaaacacatcaaaacacatcaaaacacaccaaaacacaccaaaaacacatgaaaacacaccaaagcatcgcaaatcacaccaaaacacaccaaaaacacatcataacacacaaaacacaaaacacatcaaaacatcaaaacacacccaaacacaccataaCATCACAAAACTcgccaaaatacaccaaaacgcCTTTTAAACACCTCAATCCTCTTGGTATCTAATCTAAACTTATATTCAAAACACATAAACCTCTATAAACAACCAGAAACCACTTTAAAAAAATCCAATCCTACTTAAAGACAATCCAATCCTACTTATAAGAAATCTAAGCCTCTATAGAGAATCCAATACTATTTATAAGGATCCAATTATCTTTAACAGGTTCTGGAGTCTCCTTTTCACGTATATGAAGGCGTATCCGGACGTTAAAGAGGCGAATATAACGGCATATATAGAAGCTATGCCCGGAAATGGAAGTTTTATGTACAGATGGGCGGAGGAAAGGTTCTTGTCTATGggattaaaggtgtgtgtgtgtgtgtgtgtgtgtgtgtgtgtgtgtgtgtgtgtgtgtgtgtgtgtgttgttgttgttgttgttgttgttgttttccttcattttcttcttcttcttcttcttcttcttcttcttcttcttcttcttcttcttcttcttcttcttcttcttcttctcctcctcctcctcctcctccttcttcttcttcttcttcttcttcttcttcttcttctgtgtgtgtgtgtgtgtgtgtgtgtgtgtgtgtgtgtgtgtgtgtgtgtgtgtgtgtgtgtgtgtgtgtgtgtgtcatcattattatcattattattatcgttattattattattattatcattattattattatcattattactattaccataagcattaatctctctctctctctctctctctctctctctctctctctctctctctctctctctctctctctcagcctctcccagacAGTTTCTATGagcgttccattttctttgagcAAGAacacgaagggagagagatggaatgtcAGCCAAGCGCGTGGGACATGTATGACGGAAAGgacttcaggagagagagagagagagagagagagagagagagagagagagagagagagagagagagttgtagcaTTAATGGGTCTATTATAAGGATTAGTCGAGTCTCccttaaaaatatgaagaaaatgggtgtttatttcagttttccttcagagagagagagagagagagagagagagagagagagagagagagttttgatgtatgttttgtgtgttttaatgaaggaggagaaggaggaggaggaggaggaggaggaggaggaggaggag is part of the Portunus trituberculatus isolate SZX2019 chromosome 2, ASM1759143v1, whole genome shotgun sequence genome and encodes:
- the LOC123504222 gene encoding angiotensin-converting enzyme-like, translated to MVMKVVVVVAVVVMVVVPRAVQGYYNEVNTRAANELIDKFEAEMVPMMRKAIDITWGHITGVDVTEEALFDAAMGVMELRGQYQEKIRFYLQRPQAVRQDVRRRLRLATSGNLKRADALILHNALANMSRSYDTGRACSNIDIEICKTVPGGIIRQFAEEQNPDKLEEIWDSWHTDLARGLAPDFKMSVSALNDAALSVGFRDYSEEMMKTYEGDLSKPDMVALYAHVQPLYKLLHSYVRSKLNLRFPNEVISLDRPMPVILLGDLFGRFWSLLFTYMKAYPDVKEANITAYIEAMPGNGSFMYRWAEERFLSMGLKPLPDSFYERSIFFEQEHEGREMECQPSAWDMYDGKDFRVYMCTEKREEHLQTIIHLLGHIQYFQYMSSLPFFYRQGANEAFQEAIANVFTLAFTSPTHIYARGFGKGPFNVSLTDEVQMNYLLHVGLALLPTLPYFLGLETWRWKVYEGIYVPEEWNCEYWRLRKYYSGVLPTVYRTVNDLDMLPTHQLAHTETGSRHFTAVFMMFQILEHLCKEEGHHGPLHKCDLYGGKKAGSLLAKAMALGSSHPWPFVYRILTGETTIHAGSLLRYFKPLYEWLQAEREAAGLRGVPGWIGELSPMGIGPDSGCGGVVARRSVMVATVVFVVVAWLLTH